The sequence TCCAGTATCAGCTGATAGGCGGCCGCGGTGACCGTGGGCGCGGCAGCGTTGATCTCGTCCAGGAACAGGATGCCCTGGCTGCCGTGTCGCGCCGACTCCGGAAGCAGGGACGGAACGGACCACTCCACGCGCCGCCCTTCCCTGAAGGGAATTCCGCGCAGGTCCGTAGGCTCGAGCTGTGAGAGGCGCAGATCGATGACGCCCACGCCGGCCCGTCTTGCGGTGTCGCGCACGAGCTCGCTCTTGCCCACGCCCGGTGGCCCCCAGATCATGACCGGCGTGTGCAATCCGCCGGCGGTGGCGGCGAACTCGCGTTCCAGGATGGCAGCAACGTGCAGGGGTCTCATGAATCGAATCAGTGAAGGCGACGTGCGATTCTACGGCGGCGGCGGAGGCGGCAGTCAGCGACGGCGAGTGATGACGAACCAGTCCTTTCGAGGATAATGGAGTCATCCATCCAAGCGCATGCGCCATGAAATTCTGCAGCGAATGTGGTGACCGGGTGTCGCGCAAGACGCCTCCGGGGGACAACCTTCCCCGCTGGGTGTGCGATTCCTGCGACACCATCCACTACGAGAACCCCAAGCTGGTGGTCGGCTGCATCCCCGAATGGGAGGACCGCATCCTGCTGTGCCGCCGCGCCATCGAGCCCAGGCACGGATTCTGGACGGTACCCGCAGGTTTCATGGAGAACGGAGAGACCACGGCCGAAGGGGCCGCCCGCGAGACGCTGGAAGAGGCGAATGCACGCGTCGAGAATCTGACGCTGTACGCCATCTACAACATCCCGCACATCGACCAGGTCTACATGCTGTTCCGCGGACGTCTGCTCGACCTCGACTTCCACCCCGGTTCCGAGACGCTCGAGACCCGTCTGGTCAGCGAGACCGAGGTTCCGTGGGACGCGCTTGCGTTCGCGACCGTCCGCAACACGCTCAAGCACTACTATGCCGACCGGCTGAAGGGCGAATACCGCTTCCATATCGGCACGATCGAGCCGATGGGTACACCGAGAAAGACATGACCAGGAGGAGCTTGCCGTGATCCACCGCAGCCCGTGGCCGGATGTGGCCGTGCCCGATGCCGGCCTGTACGAAACCGTCACCGCCAGATTCGCCGAATTCGGGGACCGCGCCGCGGTGATAGACGGTCCTTCCGGGCGCGTGCTCTCGTACGTGCAGCTCCATCGGGATATCGACCGCATGGCAGCATCGCTGGCGGCGCGAGGCTTCGCCAAGGGCGACATGTTCGCCATCTGCAGCCCCAACGTTCCGGAATACGCCATCGCGTTCCTGGCGGTGAACCGTGCCGGCGGCACGGTCACGACGATGAATCCGCTCTACACGGCGGAGGAGATCGCTCACCAGTTGGAAGAAACGGGGGCGAAGTTCCTGCTGACGGTCGGCGCGCTCGTGGAACGGTGCGCCCAGGCCGCGAAGGGCACGGCGGTCGAGGCGATCTTCGCGCTGGGTGCGGCCGAAGGCGCGATCGAATTCGGGGAACTCCTGCAGGCAGCTGTGCCTCCCGCACCGGTGCAGGTGGACCCGTCCAACGACCTGGCGGCGCTGCCTTACTCGAGCGGAACGAGCGGTGTGCCCAAGGGCGTCATGCTGACTCATCGCAACGTCGTGGCTCAACTCGTCCAGGCGGAATCGTTGCTGCAGCGGGACGCGAGCACGGTGTCGATCGCGGTGCTGCCGTTCTATCACATCTACGGAATGGTGCTGATCCTGCTGCATGGCCTGCGAAACGGCAGCACGCTGGTGTCCATGCCGCGATTCGATTTCGTCCAGTTCCTCGAGTGCGTGCAGAAGTACAGGGTGACGTATGCGCCTCTGGTCCCGCCCATCATCCTCGGCCTCACCAAGCACCCCGCCGTCGACCAGTACGATCTGTCGAGTCTCAAGCAGATCGGCTCCGGTGCAGCGCCGCTGGGCGCGGAGGTGGAGCAAGGGTGTGCGAAGCGGCTGGGTTGCTCCGTGATGCAGGGCTACGGCATGACCGAGTTCGCGGGGGCATCCATCTCCAAGCACGAAGGCCCCACGCCGGGCAAGATCGGGTCGGTGGGCTGGTGCTGGCCCAGCATGGAGGCCCGCATCGTCGACGTCGAAACCGGCCAGGATGTCGGCGTGGGTGACCGTGGGGAGCTGTGGATGCGGGGACCGAACGTGATGCGTGGTTACTTCAAGCGGCCCGACGCCACCGCCGACATGCTGCTGGCGGACGGCTGGCTGCGCACCGGCGACATCGCGTTCGTGGACGCCGACGGGGAGTTCTTCATCGTCGATCGGGTCAAGGAACTCATCAAGCACAACGGCTATCAGGTGGCACCCGCTGAATTGGAAGCCGTGCTGCTGCGCCATCCGGCGATCATGGACGCCGCCGTGATCCCGAGCCCGGACGAGGAAACCGGCGAAGTCCCCAAGGCGTTCGTGGTGCTGAAATCTCCGGTGGAGACGGATGCCATCCTCGCCTTCGTCGCCGAACACGTCGCACCGTACAAGAAGGTGCGGCGCATCGCGGTCGTCGATGCGATTCCGAAGTCGCCTTCGGGAAAGATCCTTCGCCGCGTGCTGATCGAACAGGAGAGAGCGTCGCAGTCGCGCTGAATGCCTGCGTCACCGGCGCAAGTGGTGCAAGCCGGGTGGAGGAACAAGGACGGCGCTCTGCACACGTTTGCTACGCCCGGCGACTTGACGTCAAGAACGTCCGGGCGGCAGTGGACCGCGCCACCGCCCGCATGATGAACCGGTATCGGTCTTGACCTTCGTCAGATCCTCGGACGCAGAGCCTCAGACGCCGGTCGCCGGGCCGTGTCCCCTGCCCGCAGAAGGGGCAGACGCGAAAAGCGGGCTGCCGGCCTCGCATGAATTGAGCAGTTCGATGATCGATGCGAGCGAGATCAGATCGTCCCGGTTGTGATCGAGGATGCGGGGAATCGCCTCCGCGTCTGCGCGGGTCAGCCAGCGCTGCCACGCTCCGGGCACTTCCGGAACCCGGAAGATCGTCCGTGCGGTCGAAGCCCAGCGCGCGTGACTCCGTGGTCTTCAACCGGCAGTCGGGCCAGTCCCGCTTCAACAGCCGCCGCGAGGCATGCAACAGATCGCCGTGCAGTTTGCCGGCAAACGGATCCTCCCGGCGGGCCAGTGCGCACCGCGTTCTGAGCACCGGCACGTCGAACGACTTGCCGTTGAACGTGACGAGGCATTCCGAATCCCGCAGTTCTTCGGTCAACGCATCCAGAAGCCCGGCTTCTCCCGCGAACCCTGTGGCAAGGTACTGCCGCACGGTCAGCGCTCCATCACGGACCTTCGCCAGACCCAGCAGGAACACGAACGTGCCGGTCCCGCCGGAGAGGCCACTCGTTTCCGTGTCAAGGAACAGCAGGCGTTCCGCCGGCACGGTGACCGAGAGTCTCGCCCGCACCGGCACACAAACCGGCCCCCCGAGCGCGGGCCCCAGGCGCACGCGCCCATGCATCGAAGGTAGCGCCAACGTCTTCTCGGCCAATGCGAAGCTTTCTCCCAGCGGACGAGCGCCCGTCAGACGAAGCAGCTGGGCGAGTCCCTGCGCTCGCGATGCACTGCGTGCCCGAGCCATGCGTCCCAGACGCTCCGACAGCGATCGCCGGTTCTCCGCCTGTTCCGCCGGTGCGTTCAGACCAGGATCGGCCACGTCCGCCGGTTCGGCCGGAAGAGAGCACGCGGGTGCCTTCCCGGTGTCGGTAGCGCCCGCCTGACGGCGCAGTGCCGAGAGCCGGTTCCGCAGCATCGTGGTCACTGCGTCATCTGCGGTAGTCCGGCAGCCGTATCGCCCTGCATGAGTGCCAGAATCCTGAGCGCGGAAGACTTGGGGGAATGTCTGGCCCGCGCATCGGGCGGCAACACCGGTCCGATGCACGCAGGACAGCCATGGGTGCACGGGCAGTCGCGAACCAGCTCCGTGGCGCGCTGGACGACAGCCGATCGCAGATCGAACAGCGGCGCGCTCAGGCCGATGCCGCCCGGATAGTTGTCGTACAGGTGCACGGCCGGGTGGAATGGAAGATGCGCCGCGCCGATATCCACGGGCTGCCCGTCGAGCGACTGCGCGCTGGGCCGCCCCTGGGCATCGAGCGTCGCCGACCACCCGGCCTGACCGTCGCCGACCGAACGTCCGATATCCCGCAGTTCTGCGAGACTCAGCATGGCTGCCATGTGGTGCAAGGCGTAGGCCGCTCCGAGAAATCCGTCCAGCGCCTCGAAGCGGCTCGCGAACTCCGCAGCCAGGATGTCCGGCTCGAGCTGCCACCAGACGGCGGTCGTGTGCATCTCGTGGTCCGGCAGATTCACGTTGCCGTAACCGATGTTCTCGTGGGTGTAGTAGCGAATCTTCTTGTACCCGGCCACCCGCCGCACGACGTGCACCTCTCCATGCCTGCAGGAGCCGTCGGCATGATCCTGACGCTCGAATTCGTCGAGCACCTTCAGCTTCGTGTAGTCGATCGCATCGGTGTAGTAGTCGACGGCCACCTTTCTCGCATAGGCCTTGCGCCCTACCCAGTCGAGCTTTTCCACCTGCCAGGGGGATGCCTGGATCAGATGAATGGCACCTTCGTAGAGTGTGACCGCTGCCGCGGAGTAATCGACTTCCGCGATGATGCGCTTGGCACCGTCCGTGATGTCGACCACCAGGAAGTTGCCTTCCGCGATGGATCGCAGACTCACGGCGTTGGCGGGATAGCTGTCGGCGATCCAGTGCCAGCGGTTCGCCTCACGATGCAGTACGCCCTGCTCTTTCAGATAGTCGAGCGCCTCGCTCACGGCGAGGCCGCCGAAGGTTTCGCCGTCGTCGAACGGCAGTTCGAACGCGGCGCAGCGCACGTGATCCATGAGGATCAGCAACTGATCCGGGTCGATGCGCGCGTGTTCGGGGCTCGCCTCCAGAAAGAACTCCGGGTTTCGTGCCAGGTACTGATCGAGCAGATTGCTGGAGCACACCAGGACACCCAGTGCAGGCCTGTTGCGGCGGCCGGCCCGGCCGATGCGCTGGAGTGCACCGGCGATCGTTCCCGGATAGCCGTTCAGTACGCACACATCCAGGGCACCGATATCCACGCCCAGTTCCAGAGCGGACGTCGCGACCACGCAATCGATGCGCCCGGCTCGCAGTCTCTTTTCCTTGTCCCTGCGGTCTGTCGGCAGATATCCGCCACGATAGGAAGCCACACGCGGAGGGGTGCGGGGATCATTGTCGAACGTGTCCTTGAGGTACTTGGTGAGCACCTCCACTTCCAGCCGCGAATTCGCGAACACGATGGTCTTGAGTCCCATCCCCACGGCTGCTTTCGCGATGCGGGTGGACTGGGAACGTGCCGAGGCCCGGAGCCCAAGGTCGGCGTTGACCACGGGGGGATTCCAGACGAGCAGCTGTTTGCGCCCGTGAGGGGCGCCCGATTCCGTCACCGCGCTGACCGGCGATCCCAGGAGCCGTTGCGCGAGTTCCGCCGGATTCGCGATGGTGGCCGAGCACAGGACGAACTGCGGTTCCGCCCCGTAGAACCTGGCGATCCTCCGCAGCCGGCGGATCACGTTGGCCATGTGCGAACCGAAGACGCCACGGTACGTGTGCAGTTCATCTACCACGACGAAGCGCAGGTTCTCGAAGAACTGCGCCCACTTGGTGTGGTGCGGCAGGATGGCCTGGTGCAGCATGTCCGGGTTGGAGACGACGATGTCCCCGTGCGTCCGTACCGCGCGCCGTGCGTCGCCCGGCGTATCGCCATCGAAGGTCATGGCGCGAATGCCGAGGTTCCCCGCGGCGTTGAGTTCCAGGATCTCCGCCACCTGGTCCTGTGACAGCGCCTTGGTGGGAAAGAGATACAACGCCTTCGCACGCCCCGACAGCGCCGCCTGCAGCACCGGCAGGTTGTAGCAGAGCGTCTTGCCCGAGGCGGTGGGCGTGACGACGACCACATGATTCCCGTTCGCCACGTGATCCCAGCACTCGCGCTGATGGCTGTACAACCGCTCGATGCCACGCTCTCGAAGGGCGCCGACCAGGCAGGGATCCAGCCCCGGAGGAAACTCGGCATGGCGCGCCTGTCTTTCCGGTACGACGAGTTCGGCGACGATGCGCTCCGGATGCCGGCGCTTCAACGCAGCTGCCAACGCATCGGCGCTGCGAAGGCGGGGATGGAAATCCGTGTCGGGCACGAGATCGAAAAACAGGTCGCCACCGCCTGCGCCGGACTGTTCCATGGCTGTTGCTCCTCGCATTCCTTTGCAATCATTGTGTGCATCGGGGTGGCTCATGGGATGAGCCACCCCGGTTCGATGCGGCCGGTATCGCGCGCAAGATCCGGCTCGGCCCCTCGGGTCAACCACCGCGCAACGACAAAGGAGGTCTGGCCATGGCAATCAGCATCGTCCGGCTCGGTTCGCCCCGCGAACCCGGAGAGGGACTGCGCCTGGGAACGGTCCGCAGGCCGCCCCGAGGCGTGCCCAAGGCCGAGTTCTCGTCAAGGGACTTCTACGATGTCTGGCTTCCGTCGCTCGCACCGAGCGAGGTGTTGCTGAAGGAAGCCCGCCTGGCCGGAGACGAGCGGGCCTGGAAGGCGTTCGTCCGGCGTTTTCGTTCCGAGATGAAGCAGCCCGATGCCGCCCATCTGATCGCCCTGCTCGCCGCTCTTTCTCACACCACGGACTTCTCCGTGGGCTGCTACTGCGCCGACGAGGCGCACTGTCACCGTTTCGTTCTGCTCGAACTGCTGCGCGCGGCAGGCGCGCGGCTTCGGGAGGTCTGACGATCGGATGAGTGTCGCCGGTCACTCGGTGGGCGGCCGACCTCTTGGGAGTTCTTCCCAGTCAGATCGTTGAAAGCACGGAGAATCCTGCCCTGCAACAGCACGATGGTTGACACGCGTTAATGAGAACGATTATCGTTACTTCATGCGTGATCAATCAGACCAGCCCGACGGCGATTCGCGGGGAAACCGTGCCGGCAACGGCAACGCGCCCCTTGCGTCCGTTCGCCGGGTGACATCCAAGGAACTGATCGGCCCGGCGGGAATGCTCGAGATCGAGCACGCGGGCCGCATCTACTGCCTTCGCATCACGCAGCAAGGGAAGCTGATTCTGACGGCCTGACCGTTCGCCGCCTGTCCTCGACGGAACAGGCGGGTGTCCGTGCCGGGTGTCATCGTCAGCGCTCCGCCAGCCAGCCGCACCGGTTCCGGTGCCTGCCAGCACGCCGAGCAATTCGATTCGTGACTGGAGGTGACGAGGAATCGCCATGGAGATCATCCGGGGTGTGATCGAACCGTCCGCGCTGCGCGGGCGCTGGGAGCAGTTGAAGGCAGAACGCAAGGTCCGCAACCGTGAGGCGGCATCCTTGCTGGGCGTCAGTGAAGGGCAGCTCATCGCCTCTCTTTGCAAGACGGCGGCAACGCGGCTTGATCCGCGTTTCCCCGAGATCCTCAAGTCCCTGCAGAACGCAGGCCGCACCATGGCGCTCACGCGCAACGAAGCGTGCGTGCACGAGCGCGTCGGCGTCTACGAGGACGTGTCGCACGACGGGCCCGTCGGCCTGGTCCTCGGTCCGGACATCGACCTGCGCATCTTCTACCGCGGCTGGTCCGCCGGCTTCGCCGTCGACGAGTCGCACGATGGCGGTCCGGGCCGCAGCCTGCAGTTCTTCGACAAGCACGGCCAGGCGATCCACAAGATCTACATGCG comes from Betaproteobacteria bacterium and encodes:
- a CDS encoding ribonuclease H-like domain-containing protein; the protein is MTTMLRNRLSALRRQAGATDTGKAPACSLPAEPADVADPGLNAPAEQAENRRSLSERLGRMARARSASRAQGLAQLLRLTGARPLGESFALAEKTLALPSMHGRVRLGPALGGPVCVPVRARLSVTVPAERLLFLDTETSGLSGGTGTFVFLLGLAKVRDGALTVRQYLATGFAGEAGLLDALTEELRDSECLVTFNGKSFDVPVLRTRCALARREDPFAGKLHGDLLHASRRLLKRDWPDCRLKTTESRALGFDRTDDLPGSGSARSVAALADPRRRGGDSPHPRSQPGRSDLARIDHRTAQFMRGRQPAFRVCPFCGQGTRPGDRRLRLCVRGSDEGQDRYRFIMRAVARSTAARTFLTSSRRA
- a CDS encoding AMP-binding protein, with the protein product MIHRSPWPDVAVPDAGLYETVTARFAEFGDRAAVIDGPSGRVLSYVQLHRDIDRMAASLAARGFAKGDMFAICSPNVPEYAIAFLAVNRAGGTVTTMNPLYTAEEIAHQLEETGAKFLLTVGALVERCAQAAKGTAVEAIFALGAAEGAIEFGELLQAAVPPAPVQVDPSNDLAALPYSSGTSGVPKGVMLTHRNVVAQLVQAESLLQRDASTVSIAVLPFYHIYGMVLILLHGLRNGSTLVSMPRFDFVQFLECVQKYRVTYAPLVPPIILGLTKHPAVDQYDLSSLKQIGSGAAPLGAEVEQGCAKRLGCSVMQGYGMTEFAGASISKHEGPTPGKIGSVGWCWPSMEARIVDVETGQDVGVGDRGELWMRGPNVMRGYFKRPDATADMLLADGWLRTGDIAFVDADGEFFIVDRVKELIKHNGYQVAPAELEAVLLRHPAIMDAAVIPSPDEETGEVPKAFVVLKSPVETDAILAFVAEHVAPYKKVRRIAVVDAIPKSPSGKILRRVLIEQERASQSR
- a CDS encoding NUDIX hydrolase; translated protein: MKFCSECGDRVSRKTPPGDNLPRWVCDSCDTIHYENPKLVVGCIPEWEDRILLCRRAIEPRHGFWTVPAGFMENGETTAEGAARETLEEANARVENLTLYAIYNIPHIDQVYMLFRGRLLDLDFHPGSETLETRLVSETEVPWDALAFATVRNTLKHYYADRLKGEYRFHIGTIEPMGTPRKT
- a CDS encoding DEAD/DEAH box helicase, giving the protein MEQSGAGGGDLFFDLVPDTDFHPRLRSADALAAALKRRHPERIVAELVVPERQARHAEFPPGLDPCLVGALRERGIERLYSHQRECWDHVANGNHVVVVTPTASGKTLCYNLPVLQAALSGRAKALYLFPTKALSQDQVAEILELNAAGNLGIRAMTFDGDTPGDARRAVRTHGDIVVSNPDMLHQAILPHHTKWAQFFENLRFVVVDELHTYRGVFGSHMANVIRRLRRIARFYGAEPQFVLCSATIANPAELAQRLLGSPVSAVTESGAPHGRKQLLVWNPPVVNADLGLRASARSQSTRIAKAAVGMGLKTIVFANSRLEVEVLTKYLKDTFDNDPRTPPRVASYRGGYLPTDRRDKEKRLRAGRIDCVVATSALELGVDIGALDVCVLNGYPGTIAGALQRIGRAGRRNRPALGVLVCSSNLLDQYLARNPEFFLEASPEHARIDPDQLLILMDHVRCAAFELPFDDGETFGGLAVSEALDYLKEQGVLHREANRWHWIADSYPANAVSLRSIAEGNFLVVDITDGAKRIIAEVDYSAAAVTLYEGAIHLIQASPWQVEKLDWVGRKAYARKVAVDYYTDAIDYTKLKVLDEFERQDHADGSCRHGEVHVVRRVAGYKKIRYYTHENIGYGNVNLPDHEMHTTAVWWQLEPDILAAEFASRFEALDGFLGAAYALHHMAAMLSLAELRDIGRSVGDGQAGWSATLDAQGRPSAQSLDGQPVDIGAAHLPFHPAVHLYDNYPGGIGLSAPLFDLRSAVVQRATELVRDCPCTHGCPACIGPVLPPDARARHSPKSSALRILALMQGDTAAGLPQMTQ
- a CDS encoding hemin uptake protein HemP, with the protein product MRDQSDQPDGDSRGNRAGNGNAPLASVRRVTSKELIGPAGMLEIEHAGRIYCLRITQQGKLILTA
- a CDS encoding DUF488 family protein, whose protein sequence is MAISIVRLGSPREPGEGLRLGTVRRPPRGVPKAEFSSRDFYDVWLPSLAPSEVLLKEARLAGDERAWKAFVRRFRSEMKQPDAAHLIALLAALSHTTDFSVGCYCADEAHCHRFVLLELLRAAGARLREV